The Fusarium musae strain F31 chromosome 10, whole genome shotgun sequence genome window below encodes:
- a CDS encoding hypothetical protein (EggNog:ENOG41), with translation MGGESEQRCGEDGPGGAALKDIGDQLQPRSEDEGPYEEVFSFEFAVFLLLSLPQPRYSKIDEKRPKRHIPEDSIMSDVVETVKASNHHPKQNPGVIGRITQSLNPFGPSEPSTIPEKVTKKQPSHKSETSRENKLQKEVTQLRTDKIALSTSLKDLTIKFNLQTNDLDGKKHLIKQWEDWKLKSDEHWRKRGEELRKAESTYNRLFDDYKKLKRTKEDLETELNEERDVNKTLRQDIQNQEVVVTEAHSRAISLLAGHVSSDFPDDQVRTELGDLFEKCSEWCIDNRLLLIEKVENTRNLLLAEGIINDLDGEEHLRFDLTHRTATAVLLQAALTKTLMQTFLGNPFFLGQECLNKTALQGGASAEATVTWRIQTCQYLEHAFPPHKQGLQACAEGFAKTYEPLIEPLDRESLTQLTKLFETTCSLALRLWKLRTNIRIEALGDATLHQFQSMFGDMEAHPTVGLLKGDKRFDGRPICVVVRPRIVSEPVESENRGRGIVWSPAQVWVSNWEDAGY, from the exons ATGGGCGGAGAATCTGAGCAACGATGTGGAGAGGATGGCCCTGGTGGAGCAGCTCTGAAGGATATCGGTGACCAACTCCAACCAAGaagtgaggatgagggaCCGTATGAGGAGGTATTCAGTTTCGAATTCGCAGTATTCCTCTTACTAAGTTTACCACAGCCGAGATACTCCAAGATCGATGAAAAGAGGCCAAAGCGTCATATTCCAGAAGACTCGATCATGTCTGACGTCGTTGAGACAGTGAAAGCGTCGAATCATCACCCAAAG CAAAACCCAGGGGTGATTGGGCGCATCACCCAGTCTCTGAACCCATTCGGTCCTTCAGAGCCTTCAACAATCCCCGAGAAGGTGACTAAGAAGCAGCCGAGCCACAAATCGGAAACCTCAAGAGAAAACAAACTTCAAAAAGAAGTAACCCAATTGCGAACTGATAAGATTGCTCTGAGCACAAGTCTCAAGGACTTAACAATCAAGTTCAATTTGCAAACCAATGACCTTGATGGCAAAAAGCACTTGATCAAGCAATGGGAAGATTGGAAACTTAAGTCTGACGAGCACTGGCGCAAACGCGGAGAGGAACTCAGGAAAGCAGAAAGCACTTACAATCGCTTATTTGATGACTATAAAAAGCTCAAGCGGACAAAGGAAGATCTCGAAACCGAGCTTAACGAGGAAAGAGATGTGAACAAGACTCTGAGACAAGATATCCAGAACCAAGAGGTCGTGGTTACGGAGGCGCATTCGAGGGCCATATCACTACTGGCTGGTCATGTCTCAAGCGACTTTCCTGATGATCAGGTTCGAACTGAACTGGGAGATCTGTTTGAGAAGTGCTCTGAGTGGTGTATAGACAATCGCTTGCTGCTGATTGAAAAGGTCGAAAACACTCGAAACTTGCTGCTTGCTGAAGGCATCATCAACGATCTCGATGGCGAGGAGCATCTACGATTCGACCTGACGCACAGAACAGCTACGGCGGTATTGCTACAGGCTGCACTAACGAAGACGCTCATGCAGACCTTTCTCGGAAATCCATTCTTCCTGGGCCAAGAGTGCCTAAACAAAACAGCCCTGCAAGGAG GCGCCAGCGCAGAAGCGACGGTGACGTGGAGGATCCAGACTTGCCAATACCTAGAGCATGCATTTCCCCCGCATAAACAAGGACTACAAGCATGTGCCGAGGGCTTCGCAAAGACCTACGAACCCCTCATAGAGCCCCTTGACAGAGAAAGCCTCACGCAGCTTACCAAGCTTTTCGAGACCACATGCAGCCTTGCGCTCAGACTCTGGAAGCTAAGAACCAATATCCGCATCGAAGCGCTGGGCGATGCAACCCTCCACCAGTTCCAGAGCATGTTCGGCGACATGGAGGCGCACCCAACCGTCGGTCTCTTGAAAGGTGATAAGCGGTTCGATGGTCGCCCGATTTGTGTGGTAGTGCGCCCGCGGATTGTCTCGGAGCCAGTGGAATCTGAGAATCGCGGACGAGGCATTGTCTGGTCGCCTGCGCAGGTTTGGGTGTCTAATTGGGAGGATGCAGGGTATTAG
- a CDS encoding hypothetical protein (EggNog:ENOG41), with the protein MPIDVFEKHMLSSYIAAPAFIICNGLTKSSLLTFYLQVSPQKWFRRSIFVTIAFVVLYTIIIASLLLFGCQPRETAWDPYLFASGKCIDYAVMYIIIAVANIISDIVLFAIPMPMIVRLKMQLGQKIGLGIMLGIATITVTTSIIRMIYLPSLLGALDVPWIAAPANVWSFVEVNLFIICGSMPTFRKFFKRFAPKWMGSSSDSGSSELPSNDSLHKVQRKKHTGYSQFDTCGSLELAAYPDTVSRTTQITTGSIWSGVMGSTLDNASEEAILQPTKIVCTKTYNVSHSE; encoded by the exons ATGCCCATTGATGTCTTCGAAAAGCATATGCTT AGCTCTTACATCGCCGCCCCAGCTTTCATCATCTGCAACGGTCTCACTAAAAGCTCGCTCCTGACTTTCTACCTTCAAGTCTCCCCACAGAAATGGTTCAGAAGATCCATCTTCGTGACTATCGCTTTCGTTGTCCTATACACTATCATTATTGCCAGTCTGCTGCTGTTTGGATGTCAGCCAAGAGAGACAGCATGGGACCCTTACTTGTTCGCTAGCGGAAAGTGCATTGACTATGCTGTTAtgtacatcatcatcgccgtcgCCAATATCATCTCGGACATCGTTCTCTTCGCCATTCCTATGCCGATGATTGTCCGGTTGAAGATGCAGCTGGGGCAGAAAATTGGCTTGGGTATTATGCTCGGCATTGCTACCAT AACTGTCACGACATCTATCATTCGCATGATCTATCTGCCCTCACTCTTAGGAGCATTAGATGTCCCATGGATCGCGGCACCAGCAAACGTCTGGTCGTTCGTCGAAGTCAACCTCTTCATTATATGCGGCAGCATGCCGACCTTCCGTAAGTTTTTCAAGCGCTTTGCACCGAAATGGATGGGCTCTTCAAGCGACTCAGGAAGTTCGGAGCTACCTTCCAACGATTCGCTGCACAAAGtacagaggaagaagcacaCAGGCTACAGCCAGTTCGATACATGCGGTTCTTTGGAGCTCGCGGCTTATCCTGACACCGTGAGTCGAACGACGCAAATTACCACTGGAAGTATTTGGAGCGGAGTGATGGGGAGCACACTGGATAATGCAAGTGAGGAAGCGATATTGCAGCCAACAAAGATTGTGTGCACAAAGACATACAATGTGTCACATAGCGAATAA
- a CDS encoding hypothetical protein (EggNog:ENOG41) — MNQLASLLLIATTFAGNAYASPKGPHSNTGHLQMVTYVKRNPNMTLDEFWQYWDTQHAPKVIPLATHFGIARYQQVRVAGKIVPTDAGATEPVSNELVDFDGIAMFLYESSDVLIDMLSHPYYVNVVEPDEHVFIDKSAHGNGMVATYIGEHIDAVDDAKSVWKGDKKTLSKYQKLFKKY; from the exons ATGAACCAACTCGCTTCTCTTTTGCTTATCGCCACGACCTTTGCTGGCAATGCGTATGCATCACCCAAAGGTCCTCATTCAAACACTGGTCATCTCCAGATGGTGACCTACGTCAAGCGCAACCCCAATATGACGCTTGACGAGTTCTGGCAGTACTGGGATACCCAGCACGCACCTAAAGTGATTCCTCTGGCGACGCACTTCGGTATTGCTAGATACCAACAG GTCCGAGTCGCTGGAAAGATCGTCCCTACCGATGCCGGTGCCACTGAGCCAGTATCTAACGAGCTGGTTGACTTTGATGGGATCGCCATGTTTCTTTACGAGTCATCTGATGTTTTGATCGATATGCTCTCTCACCCTTACTATGTCAACGTCGTTGAGCCGGATGAGCATGTCTTTATTGATAAGTCAGCTCATGGAAATGGTATGGTCGCTACCTATATCGGCGAGCATATCGATGCAGTGGACGATGCGAAGAGTGTTTGGAAgggagacaagaagacaCTTTCGAAGTACCAGAAGCTGTTCAAGAAGTATTGA
- a CDS encoding hypothetical protein (EggNog:ENOG41) encodes MTKVAQSLPEAPSVGTDTSVSDELESPPPVLLIAVMGVTGSGKSNFLRLLTGRDDEDGPQVGHSLGSCTQKTEAYECLIQGQQFVFFDTPGFDDTYRGDADILADVAQALSSSYMNNVKLSGIIYLHRIKDERMTNAIMRNLTMFRNLCGDGAFENVILATTFWDELQDESKGAAREHELISTPEWWGYMSNKGSRIRRFQNTRESALEIVNELVDLPAVTLQIQEEIVEQGLGVDQTTAGEALNEELNKLREQHQAQLNSIREEKEQAIKDRDVQLEKMLDKLEQEKQQFMRRLESEQAALHADRREQQRRMEQAFNDQLVRLERERKAREAKIQDLETRLSTERADANERFQAAMAESNRMVSALKLEMETARAEDRAEYDETIRKIEERQRGAVDEAGRWRGEVERLNRQIRDASTAQVAAHGVEKRRMEARIRELEQTRNTSNTNFWDVVGNISNVATGILLHLL; translated from the exons ATGACCAAAGTTGCCCAGTCTTTGCCAGAAGCTCCGTCGGTGGGAACAGACACGTCGGTAAGCGATGAGTTGGAAAGCCCTCCTCCCGTACTGTTGATTGCGGTGATGGGAGTGACTGGCTCTGGAAAGAGTAACTTTCTTCGACTCTTGACTGGCAGAGACGATGAGGACGGACCCCAAGTCGGGCATTCACTTGGATCAT GCACCCAGAAGACGGAAGCCTACGAGTGTCTCATCCAGGGCCAGCAGTTTGTCTTTTTCGACACACCTGGCTTCGATGACACGTACCGAGGCGATGCAGACATTCTTGCTGATGTCGCTCAAGCCCTCAGCTCCTCATATATGAACAACGTCAAGCTCAGCGGCATCATTTACCTGCACCGCATCAAAGATGAGAGAATGACAAATGCCATCATGCGAAACCTCACCATGTTTCGCAATCTTTGCGGTGATGGTGCTTTTGAGAATGTTATCCTTGCGACTACTTTCTGGGACGAGCTACAGGATGAGTCGAAGGGAGCAGCTAGAGAGCATGAGCTGATCTCAACTCCCGAGTGGTGGGGGTATATGAGCAACAAAGGCTCGAGAATTCGACGATTCCAGAACACAAGAGAGTCTGCTCTTGAGATTGTCAACGAGCTAGTTGACCTCCCCGCCGTAACCCTACAGATTCAAGAAGAGATCGTAGAGCAAGGTCTAGGAGTCGACCAAACAACAGCAGGCGAAGCTCTCAACGAAGAACTCAACAAACTGCGAGAGCAACATCAAGCCCAACTCAACTCCATCCGGgaggaaaaagaacaagCCATCAAAGACCGCGACGTGCAACTCGAGAAAATGCTCGACAAGCTTGAGCAAGAAAAACAGCAATTCATGCGCCGTCTCGAAAGCGAGCAAGCAGCCCTCCACGCTGACCGCCGCGAGCAGCAACGCCGCATGGAACAAGCCTTCAACGACCAACTCGTCCGCCTTGAGCGCGAACGCAAGGCAAGAGAAGCCAAGATCCAAGATCTGGAAACCCGACTAAGTACCGAGCGCGCAGATGCCAACGAGCGATTTCAAGCTGCTATGGCAGAATCGAACCGCATGGTCAGCGCGCTGAAGCTCGAGATGGAGACGGCGCGGGCGGAGGATAGGGCGGAGTATGATGAGACGATTAGGAAGATCGAGGAGAGGCAGAGGGGGGCGGTGGATGAGGCGGGGAGGTGGAGGGGGGAGGTTGAGAGGCTGAATAGGCAGATTAGGGATGCAAGTACGGCACAGGTTGCGGCACATGgcgtggagaagaggaggatggagGCGAGGATTAGGGAGTTGGAGCAGACGAGGAACACGAGTAACACGAACTTTTGGGATGTGGTTGGGAATATTTCTAATGTCGCTACGGGGATCCTGTTGCATTTGCTTTAG
- a CDS encoding hypothetical protein (EggNog:ENOG41): protein MPVETAYDPKDMLFRHLGPTGLKVSVFSLGGWLTYGGTQKGDIVKQILQKAWDHGVNTFDTAEVYANGESEVEMGRALKELGWPRDEYVLTTKVFFGTGRKEPNTRGLNRKHVVESLKSSLKRLEQPYVDVVFAHRPDYATPMKEIVEGFTQVIRNLNLAYYWGTSEWTAAQITEATHIAERYNLIAPVVEQPQYNAFHRERFEVEYAPLFNQFEYGTTIWSPLASGLLTGKYNNGIPEDSRFATNKAFFENTVNELQTEAGKAKIEKVKKLSEVAERLGGNVAQLSLAWALKNPNVSTVILGATKVEQLEDNFKALEIYKKIDDKVLEEIEKILDNKPKPAPTYNRER, encoded by the exons ATGCCTGTTGAAACCGCCTACGACCCCAAGGACATGCTGTTCCGCCACCTGGGACCTACTGGTCTCAAGGTCAGCGTCTTCAGTCTCGGTGGCTGGTTGACATACGGCGGTACGCAAAAGGGCGATATTGTGAAGCAGATTCTTCAAAAGGCTTGGGATCACGGTGTTAACACTTTCGATACCGCCGAGGTTTACGCCAATGGTGAATCTGAGGTTGAGATGGGCCGTGCCCTCAAGGAGCTCGGCTGGCCTCGTGATGA GTACGTCCTCACCACAAAGGTCTTCTTCGGTACTGGCCGTAAGGAGCCCAACACTCGAGGTCTCAACCGCAAGCACGTCGTTGAGAGTCTCAAGAGCTCCCTCAAGCGTCTTGAGCAGCCTTACGTTGATGTTGTCTTTGCTCACCGTCCCGACTACGCTACTCCCATGAAGGAGATTGTTGAGGGATTTACTCAGGTCATTCGCAACTTGAACCTTGCTTACTACTGGGGTACTTCTGAGTGGACCGCTGCTCAGATTACCGAGGCTACTCACATTGCTGAGCGCTACAACCTCATTGCTCCTG TTGTTGAGCAGCCTCAGTACAATGCTTTCCACCGTGAGCGCTTTGAGGTCGAGTACGCTCCTCTCTTCAACCAATTCGAGTACGGCACCACAATCTGGTCCCCTCTCGCCTCCGGTCTCTTGACTGGCAAGTACAACAACGGAATTCCTGAGGACTCGCGATTCGCCACCAACAAGGCCTTCTTCGAGAACACCGTCAACGAGCTTCAAACCGAAGCCGGTaaggccaagatcgagaaggtcaagaagctgtcCGAAGTCGCTGAGCGTCTCGGCGGAAATGTCGCTCAGCTCTCGCTTGCCTGGGCCCTCAAGAACCCCAACGTCAGCACTGTCATTCTCGGTGCGACAAAGgttgagcagcttgaggATAACTTCAAGGCGCTTGAGATTTacaagaagatcgatgaTAAGGTtttggaggagattgagaagattcTTGATAATAAGCCCAAGCCTGCTCCTACCTACAACCGTGAGAggtaa
- a CDS encoding hypothetical protein (CAZy:GH81) translates to MKYLLPLLLLVSQSLAGTVKLANRASLGPIGTSNPNSLTGGTVQTDAPPLSSFFKDLKGPYPTNGWWAPYAAPPGTGTAAGPFPYESSLDGFGIGFGIGQDRQFDGTSVRVPTQLDWRASFSEHSGEFDGHKATAFDTQTVTIQYFQGNSSMKAYLVPGSPYMTFQYKSATPRLTTLNGGIKSLNSKELSGGNTVSHRGTKFTVIDTKGTTYLIYSDRSIKLTAKAENNNKGTLSADGKFSGILRMVMLRDPNHQKLLDAHSKVYPISLSQDYSISGDSGTVTFKWKTKGTGDLLMLTWPHHREVLQNPNSPGPSTLSYLTLKGWMYPTLGNIWRLTYKLTSITWNAPRDVDPSCKESVVNGLKYEVDQLDPSKAPAPNEFYYWGGTLAAKSRLALIADHVGSKDLIDPVIKYLKASFDNWFSATNKALPAYETTWGGVINKEGATNVWVDFGNGYFNDHHFHYGYFLHIAAVIAKYDPNWLNVHREYVTFFARDIINPSSDDPFFPITRCLDWFAGHSWASGIANGAGSRDQESVGEAVNGYYGAMLWATVALGQEHANFARLLLAIEQQAAKKYWHLYPSAGKDDPMNPYPEAKFRDLITVGNVMDWQTGAWLFWGAEKVQIAAIQILPVTPANEVMYDAEWVSNVFAYTMPELTNASYADSWKSVIYAAYSNAKPQEAAAWSANLSDWGSGNTYTNELYFISTRPNPSGQPICGALPQNPYGDYKIQATSGKYIVCAANGGQLSTSSNSSNEASVFSSAYVPNAGTLQLTSNKQYVTADQSGAYSLSAARAIADTWERFIIRQKIGQSQGVYSIKAASNGKYVRVGGDGSLINDGAVESDATGFRFIKA, encoded by the exons ATGAAATATTTACTACCTCTTTTGCTGCTAGTATCCCAGTCACTGGCTGGGACCGTCAAGCTGGCTAATCGTGCTTCACTTGGCCCTATCGGCACTAGTAACCCCAACAGTTTGACAGGAGGAACTGTCCAAACCGATGCTCCCCCTCTAAGTTCTTTCTTCAAAGATCTTAAAGGGCCT TATCCAACCAACGGATGGTGGGCTCCATATGCTGCGCCTCCTGGGACGGGTACAGCAGCGGGTCCATTTCCATACGAATCATCCCTAGATGGATTCGGCATTGGCTTTGGCATTGGCCAAGATCGCCAATTTGACGGGACTTCCGTCAGGGTGCCGACTCAGCTAGACTGGCGGGCCTCGTTCAGTGAACATAGCGGTGAATTCGATGGTCACAAAGCAACGGCCTTTGACACTCAGACTGTTACAATCCAGTACTTCCAGGGCAATTCATCTATGAAGGCATATCTTGTACCAGGGTCGCCATACATGACCTTCCAATACAAGTCTGCAACTCCACGGTTGACAACGTTAAACGGGGGCATCAAGTCGCTCAACAGTAAAGAACTGAGCGGCGGGAATACCG TGAGCCATCGAGGCACCAAGTTTACTGTCATCGACACAAAGGGCACTACGTATCTAATATATTCGGACAGATCCATCAAGCTTACCGCCAAAGCCGAGAACAATAACAAAGGAACCCTTTCTGCAGATGGGAAGTTCTCCGGTATCTTGCGAATGGTAATGCTCAGGGATCCCAACCATCAGAAACTCCTGGATGCCCATTCAAAGGTCTACCCTATCTCCCTGTCTCAAGACTATTCTATTAGTGGCGATTCAGGCACAGTGACATTCAAGTGGAAGACAAAGGGCACCGGTGATTTGCTAATGCTCACCTGGCCGCATCACCGCGAAGTACTACAAAACCCTAACTCTCCCGGACCATCTACCCTGAGCTATTTGACCTTGAAG GGGTGGATGTACCCAACGCTTGGAAACATTTGGAGATTGACATACAAGTTGACCTCGATAACTTGGAACGCCCCGCGTGACGTGGACCCCTCCTGTAAGGAATCAGTTGTAAACGGTCTCAAGTACGAAGTCGACCAACTTGATCCCTCCAAGGCTCCAGCACCAAACGAGTTCTACTACTGGGGCGGAACACTCGCTGCTAAGTCCCGTCTAGCACTAATAGC TGACCATGTTGGAAGCAAGGATCTCATTGACCCAGTTATCAAATACCTCAAAGCCTCTTTCGACAACTGGTTTAGCGCCACCAACAAGGCTCTCCCTGCTTATGAGACGACTTGGGGCGGTGTTATTAACAAAGAAGGCGCCACAAATGTCTGGGTGGATTTTGGCAATGGTTACTTCAACGATCATCACTTTCACTACGGTTACTTCCTTCATATTGCTGCAGTGATCGCCAAGTACGATCCAAACTGGCTAAACGTGCACAGAGAATATGTGACCTTTTTTGCCCG AGACATTATCAACCCTTCATCGGACGATCCCTTCTTCCCTATCACACGCTGTCTAGATTGGTTCGCCGGTCACTCATGGGCATCCGGCATTGCCAACGGGGCTGGTAGCCGTGATCAAGAATCCGTCGGTGAGGCCGTCAACGGTTACTACGGCGCCATGCTCTGGGCCACGGTAGCGCTTGGTCAAGAACACGCCAACTTTGCTCGACTCCTACTCGCTATAGAACAGCAGGCCGCCAAGAAATACTGGCACCTGTACCCGAGCGCTGGTAAAGATGATCCCATGAACCCGTATCCCGAGGCCAAGTTCAGGGATCTGATCACGGTCGGCAATGTGATGGACTGGCAAACGGGGGCTTGGCTGTTCTGGGGCGCTGAGAAGGTGCAGATTGCTGCGATTCAGATTCTGCCTGTCACACCTGCCAACGAG GTCATGTACGATGCTGAGTGGGTTAGCAACGTCTTCGCCTACACGATGCCGGAATTGACGAACGCCTCATATGCCGACTCATG GAAATCTGTCATCTACGCTGCCTACTCCAACGCCAAGCCgcaagaagctgctgcttgGAGCGCCAACCTGAGCGACTGGG GCTCTGGAAACACATACACGAACGAACTATACTTCATCAGTACGCGCCCCAATCCCAGCGGCCAGCCTATCTGTGGTGCCCTCCCTCAGAACCCCTACGGAGACTACAAGATCCAAGCCACGTCAGGCAAATACATCGTATGCGCAGCCAACGGCGGTCAGCTCTCTACATCAAGCAATTCATCCAATGAAGCGAGCGTCTTCTCCAGTGCCTATGTTCCCAATGCTGGGACCCTGCAGCTCACTAGCAACAAGCAATACGTGACCGCGGATCAGTCCGGCGCCTATTCGCTCTCGGCAGCCCGTGCGATTGCTGATACCTGGGAGCGGTTCATTATCCGTCAAAAGATTGGCCAGAGCCAGGGCGTTTATTCTATCAAAGCAGCTAGTAATGGGAAGTATGTGAGAGTTGGCGGTGATGGGTCACTGATCAACGATGGTGCGGTTGAGAGCGACGCCACTGGGTTCCGGTTTATCAAGGCCTGA
- a CDS encoding hypothetical protein (EggNog:ENOG41~CAZy:AA3), which yields MKLLTISRADQVAEHPSMSWSFYVNHYQNETQARRDSKYAYRLSNGTLWSGLNPPEGAEPLGILYPRGATLGGSAQLNAMNFALPPDNDWDAIAELTGDDSWRSDKMRELFIDIENCTYAPEGSPGHGFGGFVQSNRNNISYITDRPGVVKSLKRAIEQTEGIQVHDAAEVGRLMQRDINRLDKDRYSPGVYQIPLHIDSLRQRNGAWRYLHETMMSRTANDSARYPLTVSTHSLATRVLFKDGRNGKPQAYAVEYLKGEGLYSADERYDESESGRLRNVTASREVIIAGGAFNTPQILKLSGIGPREELESLEIPVIVDLPAVGKYLQDNYEGGVTVEASVPWENNPFANCPFTLQANDTCYQEWNQSHTGAYGEGAAPISLLYRSSVSETNDADLYLFGAAGTVFRGYFPGYSTWQAPPTSWFWSIVKMQPGNQAGTITLRSKDPRQAPEINFNYFAEKGDRDLQAIQEGVEHTMRIFNATGEPYTPFKVVEPRPGVSIRQGIMDDAFSHHATSSCRLGPAGDRDYCVDSEFKVNGVDGLRVVDASIFPRTPGGFPAAPTFMISQKAFGVILRSIRG from the exons ATGAAATTGCTCACAATCTCCAGGGCGGATCAAGTCGCTGAGCATCCAAGCATGTCGTGGTCCTTCTACGTGAACCACTACCAAAACGAGACTCAAGCACGAAGAGATTCCAAATATGCATACAGGCTATCCAACGGCACTTTGTGGTCTGGCCTCAATCCTCCCGAGGGTGCCGAGCC ACTCGGCATATTGTATCCTCGAGGCGCGACCCTTGGTGGTTCTGCTCAGCTGAATGCTATGAACTTTGCTCTTCCACCTGATAACGATTGGGATGCTATAGCTGAGCTAACTGGCGACGATTCTTGGAGGTCCGACAAGATGAGAGAGCTGTTCATCGATATTGAGAACTGCACTTATGCTCCAGAGGGGAGTCCCGGCCACGGCTTCGGCGGATTTGTTCAG AGCAATCGTAATAACATCTCTTATATTACTGATCGCCCTGGCGTCGTGAAATCTCTGAAGCGCGCTATTGAGCAAACCGAGGGCATTCAAGTCCATGATGCCGCTGAAGTTGGCAGGCTCATGCAACGAGACATCAACAGACTGGACAAGGATCGATACTCGCCCGGCGTCTACCAGATTCCCCTCCATATTGACAGCCTTCGACAGCGCAATGGCGCATGGCGTTATCTACACGAGACAATGATGTCTAGAACAGCAAATGACTCTGCTCGGTATCCTTTGACTGTCAGCACTCATTCTCTGGCTACCCGCGTTCTCTTTAAAGATGGTCGGAATGGTAAGCCTCAGGCGTATGCAGTCGAGTATCTTAAGGGTGAAGGGCTGTACTCTGCTGATGAACGCTACGATGAGTCCGAATCTGGTCGTTTACGCAACGTCACCGCATCAAGAGAAGTCATCATCGCGGGTGGTGCTTTCAATACGCCCCAGATCCTGAAGCTGAGTGGTATTGGTCCTCGGGAGGAGCTCGAGAGTCTTGAAATTCCTGTCATCGTGGATCTTCCCGCAGTG GGCAAATATCTACAAGACAACTACGAAGGTGGCGTAACCGTTGAAGCCTCTGTACCATGGGAGAACAATCCCTTTGCGAACTGTCCCTTCACACTCCAAGCCAACGATACATGTTATCAAGAATGGAACCAGTCTCATACTGGTGCTTACGGCGAAGGCGCAGCTCCAATTTCACTTCTCTACAGGTCTAGCGTCAGCGAAACAAATGACGCAGACTTGTACCTCTTTGGAGCAGCTGGCACAGTATTTCGCGGATATTTCCCAGGGTACTCTACTTGGCAAGCTCCCCCAACATCATGGTTCTGGTCCATCGTCAAAATGCAGCCAGGCAACCAAGCCGGGACTATCACTCTCCGCTCAAAGGATCCTCGGCAAGCACCAGAGATCAACTTCAACTACTTCGCTGAGAAGGGAGACCGTGATCTTCAGGCTATACAGGAGGGTGTCGAGCATACCATGCGTATCTTCAACGCCACTGGTGAACCCTATACCCCATTCAAAGTTGTTGAGCCTCGACCTGGCGTGAGTATCCGACAGGGTATCATGGATGATGCGTTTAGTCACCATGCCACTTCGTCTTGTCGCTTGGGACCGGCAGGGGATAGGGACTACTGCGTTGACTCGGAGTTCAAGGTCAATGGCGTTGATGGGCTTCGTGTTGTGGATGCATCGATCTTCCCACGTACACCGGGAGGATTCCCTGCTGCGCCGACGTTTATGATCAGTCAGAAGGCCTTTGGAGTGATCCTTAGGAGTATCAGGGGATAG
- a CDS encoding hypothetical protein (EggNog:ENOG41), whose product MSSSSETAYAMESLQEQRCGTDSPPDTERQENVSQSPAESLPPTDRGYSVSFGIFQEYYSRPGSPISTASSGTIATIGALQQGVMYLMMPFAFLILTRYPRLRHLCGPLGLAVTVASLTASAFVNTIAGLIATQGIAMPFVFDALLRRIGLKATLLAWTGASAAMTLPTLVFIKPRTPLHNQVQVQPLSFRFLRHTSFWMMQAGVIIQSLGYLMPSTYLASYASTIGLPSITGPILLALFSVASVPGGIVHGMLGDKFSATKAVTIASIGSALPIWLLWGLSLDLANLVVFVIVYGFFAGGFSSTWSNMSTDIQKDDSAADSALIFGMLMGGRGIGFVTAGPLSGALLQAKAHLSNEALGYATQYGPMIICTGVTAVFGAWAPMWKGIRTALGTCKGR is encoded by the exons atgtcgtcttcttcagagACTGCTTATGCTATGGAGTCGTTGCAGGAACAGCGGTGCGGAACTGATAGTCCGCCTGATACTGAACGCCAGGAAAATGTTTCTCAGTCACCGGCGGAGTCACTTCCGCCTACAGACCGCG GCTACTCCGTCTCATTCGGCATCTTCCAAGAATACTACAGCCGTCCAGGAAGTCCCATCAGCACAGCATCATCCGGAACAATCGCCACCATCGGCGCACTGCAACAGGGTGTAATGTATCTCATGATGCCGTTTgccttcctcatcctcacgcGGTATCCGCGGCTGCGACACCTCTGCGGGCCGCTTGGTCTTGCAGTGACGGTCGCTAGTCTCACTGCGTCTGCGTTTGTGAACACTATCGCGGGGCTTATTGCTACACAGG GTATTGCGATGCCGTTTGTCTTTGATGCTCTCCTTCGCCGCATCGGTCTCAAGGCGACTCTCTTGGCCTGGACGGGTGCATCAGCTGCAATGACTCTCCCAACTCTCGTGTTCATCAAACCACGGACCCCACTACACAATCAGGTCCAGGTTCAACCGCTATCTTTCCGCTTTCTTCGCCATACATCTTTCTGGATGATGCAAGCCGGTGTGATCATTCAATCACTGGGATATCTCATGCCAAGCACGTATCTAGCCAGCTACGCATCGACAATTGGTCTACCCAGCATAACCGGTCCTATCTTGCTTGCTTTGTTCTCTGTAGCATCCGTCCCCGGTGGAATCGTGCACGGCATGCTAGGCGACAAATTCTCAGCAACTAAAGCCGTAACAATCGCATCAATTGGAAGTGCGCTGCCAATCTGGCTTCTTTGGGGTTTATCACTCGACCTTGCAAACTTGGTAGTGTTTGTCATTGTTTACGGCTTCTTCGCTGGCGGTTTCAGCTCAACATGGTCCAACATGTCAACCGACATACAAAAAGACGACTCTGCAGCTGATTCAGCTCTCATTTTCGGCATGCTCATGGGCGGACGAGGCATCGGCTTTGTCACCGCCGGGCCACTCAGCGGTGCCTTGCTACAGGCAAAAGCACATCTGTCCAACGAAGCACTCGGTTACGCGACGCAATATGGACCCATGATCATCTGTACAGGCGTCACTGCTGTGTTTGGTGCTTGGGCGCCTATGTGGAAGGGCATTCGAACTGCTCTAGGAACGTGCAAAGGTCGCTGA